Proteins encoded within one genomic window of Actinoplanes octamycinicus:
- a CDS encoding GTP-binding protein, translating into MVAVKIVISGGFGVGKTTFVGAVSEIEPLVTEAELTEKSIGVDDTSAVAQKTTTTVALDFGRITLDEALLLYLFGTPGQDRFAFLWDDLVDGALGAIVLVDTRRIEDCFPAIDYFEDHDIPFIVGVNTFDGARRFEHTEIREALGLTDELPMVECDARRRESVKTVLVTLTERVLARRLERAASL; encoded by the coding sequence CTGGTGGCCGTCAAAATCGTCATCAGCGGCGGTTTCGGGGTCGGCAAGACCACCTTCGTCGGCGCGGTCTCCGAGATCGAGCCGCTGGTCACCGAGGCGGAGTTGACCGAGAAGTCGATCGGCGTGGACGACACCTCGGCGGTCGCCCAGAAGACCACCACCACGGTCGCCCTCGACTTCGGCCGGATCACCCTGGACGAGGCGCTGCTGCTCTACCTGTTCGGCACGCCCGGCCAGGACCGCTTCGCCTTCCTCTGGGACGACCTGGTGGACGGGGCGCTGGGCGCGATCGTGCTGGTCGACACCCGGCGGATCGAGGACTGCTTCCCGGCCATCGACTACTTCGAGGACCACGACATCCCGTTCATCGTGGGCGTCAACACCTTCGACGGGGCGCGCCGCTTCGAGCACACCGAGATCCGCGAGGCGCTCGGCCTCACCGACGAGCTGCCGATGGTCGAGTGCGACGCCCGCCGCCGCGAATCGGTCAAGACCGTCCTGGTCACCCTCACCGAGCGCGTCCTGGCCCGCCGCCTGGAACGTGCCGCGTCGCTCTAG
- a CDS encoding alpha/beta hydrolase, with product MTLADLLVLDVAPWHTAADQWQRLARGVDDAAEQLIRGTRDLPHAWPEGAGSAAAAERAAALRAEVSNTCNPAKRIFDAMDQHAYGMSALRQQAEGIVAEARRAGYSVDPATGGITAPAAAYSAGHLEHTARQTGLLLNDLRSVVERARALDDSTANAITINIPTPRTGFGTTQLQPVSRTDLEAQAQRTPAQVRAWWESLTPQQQEQAILDFPDLVGALDGIPITDRDLANRSVLLREDGVLKQELATSQARSDYLRSMYPSRLAEVYPHVLDPKAAWETELIKLQRQQGELSGKLRGLNAISSRLADPNKPDAFLVGLSTADDGKTIVAVGNPDTADNVVTYVPGTGEQLSKVRGGIDRADVMAGDANDLDPKAKTAAVYWFGYDAPDDIFKNAGSKSYAEAGGPILDKFQTGLRATHEGEVPSHNTVLGHSYGATTVGHAAMSSSISADKVVFVGSPGVDVNHASELTGVRPEQVYATRAAHDMIRAVPDWGVIHGNDPSDLDFGARNFASNPGNPNNEGATHSAYWDPGNIARKNIAMIVTGQL from the coding sequence ATGACCCTGGCCGACCTGCTGGTCCTCGACGTGGCGCCCTGGCACACCGCCGCCGACCAGTGGCAGCGGTTGGCGCGGGGCGTCGACGACGCCGCGGAACAGCTGATCCGCGGCACCCGGGACCTGCCGCACGCCTGGCCGGAGGGCGCCGGGTCGGCCGCGGCGGCCGAGCGGGCGGCCGCCCTGCGGGCCGAGGTGAGCAACACCTGCAACCCGGCGAAGCGCATCTTCGACGCGATGGACCAGCATGCCTACGGGATGAGCGCGCTGCGCCAGCAGGCGGAGGGGATCGTGGCCGAGGCCCGGCGGGCCGGGTACTCGGTGGACCCGGCGACCGGCGGCATCACCGCGCCAGCCGCGGCCTACTCGGCGGGCCATCTCGAGCACACCGCGCGGCAGACCGGGTTGCTCCTCAACGACCTGCGGTCGGTCGTCGAGCGGGCGCGCGCCCTGGACGACTCCACCGCCAACGCCATCACGATCAACATTCCCACCCCGAGGACCGGTTTCGGTACGACCCAGCTGCAACCTGTTTCGCGTACCGACCTGGAGGCGCAAGCCCAGCGCACCCCGGCCCAGGTCCGGGCATGGTGGGAGTCGCTGACCCCGCAGCAGCAGGAGCAAGCGATCCTCGACTTCCCCGACCTGGTCGGCGCGTTGGACGGCATCCCGATCACCGACCGAGACCTGGCGAACCGGTCGGTCCTGCTGCGGGAGGACGGCGTGCTCAAGCAGGAACTGGCCACGTCCCAGGCGCGGAGCGACTATCTGCGGAGCATGTACCCGAGCCGGCTCGCGGAGGTGTATCCGCACGTCCTCGACCCGAAGGCGGCCTGGGAGACGGAGCTCATCAAGCTGCAGCGGCAGCAGGGCGAGCTGTCGGGCAAACTGCGCGGACTGAACGCGATCAGCTCCCGCCTCGCCGACCCGAACAAGCCGGACGCGTTCTTGGTCGGTCTCTCGACGGCGGATGACGGAAAGACGATCGTCGCGGTCGGCAACCCCGACACCGCGGACAATGTCGTCACCTATGTACCGGGGACCGGCGAGCAACTCTCGAAGGTCAGGGGCGGCATAGACCGAGCCGATGTCATGGCCGGGGATGCCAATGACCTCGATCCGAAGGCGAAGACTGCGGCGGTGTACTGGTTCGGCTACGACGCTCCGGACGACATCTTCAAGAATGCCGGCTCCAAATCGTATGCCGAGGCCGGCGGCCCCATCCTCGACAAGTTCCAGACCGGCCTGCGAGCCACCCATGAGGGCGAGGTCCCGTCGCACAACACTGTCCTGGGGCACAGCTATGGTGCGACCACCGTCGGTCATGCTGCGATGAGTTCCAGCATCAGTGCCGACAAGGTGGTCTTCGTCGGATCGCCGGGTGTGGACGTCAACCACGCCTCGGAGCTGACCGGCGTCCGGCCGGAACAGGTGTATGCGACGCGCGCGGCTCACGACATGATCCGGGCCGTCCCCGACTGGGGTGTGATCCACGGGAACGATCCGAGCGATCTGGACTTCGGTGCCCGGAACTTCGCCAGTAACCCGGGTAACCCGAACAACGAGGGCGCTACCCACTCGGCCTACTGGGACCCCGGCAATATCGCCCGGAAGAACATAGCAATGATCGTCACCGGCCAGCTGTAG
- a CDS encoding roadblock/LC7 domain-containing protein: MTVEAPADRHQFNWMLGNFVHQTDGVRDAVAVSSDGLLIAGSDGLSRAEADQLAAIVSSMASLARTASRRYDFDGLKLVMIEMRRGFLVISVIPGGSCLGVVAGGDSDLGLVGYEIARLAERFGDLLTPALIAESRQSLPR; this comes from the coding sequence ATGACCGTGGAAGCGCCCGCCGACCGGCACCAGTTCAACTGGATGCTCGGCAACTTCGTCCATCAGACCGACGGCGTGCGGGACGCCGTCGCGGTCTCCTCGGACGGGCTGCTGATCGCCGGCTCGGACGGGCTGAGCCGGGCCGAGGCGGACCAGTTGGCCGCGATCGTCTCCAGCATGGCCAGCCTGGCCCGGACCGCGTCGCGCCGCTACGACTTCGACGGGCTCAAGCTCGTCATGATCGAGATGCGGCGCGGCTTCCTGGTGATCTCGGTGATCCCGGGCGGCAGCTGCCTCGGCGTGGTGGCCGGCGGGGACAGCGACCTGGGCCTGGTCGGCTACGAGATCGCCCGGCTCGCCGAGCGCTTCGGCGACCTGCTCACCCCCGCGCTGATCGCCGAGTCGCGGCAGAGCCTACCGAGATGA
- a CDS encoding DUF742 domain-containing protein, whose protein sequence is MNSEDGPMVRPFMITGGRTEPMHDGLRIETQLYAAPAALSAPLRFEARRIVELCQSPRSIADLASALSVPLGVVRVIVADLITEGFVLVDQRPGELSTTLIERIRDRVRAL, encoded by the coding sequence ATGAACTCGGAAGACGGGCCGATGGTCCGGCCCTTCATGATCACCGGCGGGCGCACCGAGCCGATGCACGACGGGCTGCGGATCGAGACCCAGCTGTACGCCGCCCCGGCCGCGCTCTCCGCGCCGCTGCGGTTCGAGGCCCGGCGGATCGTCGAACTCTGCCAGTCGCCGCGATCGATCGCGGACCTGGCCTCGGCGCTGAGCGTGCCGCTCGGCGTCGTCCGGGTGATCGTCGCCGACCTGATCACCGAAGGCTTCGTGCTCGTGGACCAGAGGCCGGGGGAGCTGTCCACCACACTGATCGAGAGGATCCGGGATCGTGTTCGGGCGCTCTGA